From the genome of Pseudomonas sp. AB6, one region includes:
- the choW gene encoding choline ABC transporter permease subunit, producing the protein MLTEHKIPLGEYIAAFVEWLTKHGANYFDLISSTLESLIHGVTFALTWFNPLALIGLIALLAHYIQRKWGLTAFVILSFLLILNLGYWQETMETLAQVLFATFVCVIIGVPLGIVAAHRPLFYTLMRPVLDLMQTVPTFVYLIPTLTLFGLGVVPGLISTVVFAIAAPIRLTYLGIRDVPQELLDAGKAFGCSRRQLLSRIELPHAMPSIAAGITQCIMLSLSMVVIAALVGADGLGKPVVNALNTADIALGFEAGLAIVLLAIMLDRICKQPDAKIPGDA; encoded by the coding sequence ATGCTGACTGAACACAAAATCCCTCTGGGCGAGTACATCGCCGCCTTTGTTGAATGGCTGACAAAACACGGCGCCAACTATTTCGATTTGATTTCCTCGACCTTGGAATCATTGATCCACGGGGTAACATTTGCCCTGACGTGGTTCAATCCGCTGGCATTGATTGGCCTGATCGCGCTGCTCGCGCACTATATTCAGCGCAAGTGGGGCCTGACCGCATTCGTCATCCTTTCGTTTTTGCTGATCCTCAACCTGGGTTATTGGCAAGAAACCATGGAAACCTTGGCACAGGTGCTATTCGCGACCTTTGTGTGCGTCATCATTGGGGTGCCATTAGGCATTGTCGCTGCTCACAGACCCTTGTTCTACACCCTGATGCGTCCGGTCCTGGACCTAATGCAGACCGTACCAACCTTCGTTTACCTTATTCCTACTCTGACCCTATTTGGTCTGGGTGTAGTACCTGGCCTGATCTCGACAGTGGTGTTTGCGATAGCCGCGCCGATCCGCCTGACTTACCTGGGTATTCGCGACGTACCGCAAGAGTTGCTGGACGCTGGCAAAGCCTTCGGCTGCTCACGTCGCCAACTGCTTTCTCGCATCGAATTGCCCCACGCTATGCCAAGCATCGCGGCAGGCATCACCCAATGCATCATGTTGTCATTGTCGATGGTGGTAATCGCGGCACTGGTGGGCGCGGACGGCCTGGGCAAACCCGTGGTCAATGCGCTGAACACGGCGGACATCGCTTTGGGCTTCGAAGCAGGCCTGGCAATCGTATTGCTAGCGATCATGCTCGATCGTATCTGCAAACAACCTGATGCAAAAATACCGGGTGACGCATGA
- a CDS encoding choline ABC transporter substrate-binding protein: MKGSQTLLLAAALSLPLLAQAAEPAQCDTVNFSDVGWTDITVTTATTSVILDALGYKTKTTMISVPVTYKSLADGKNMDVFLGNWMPTMENDIKAYRDAGTVETVRANLENAKYTLAVPQELYDKGLHDFADIAKFKKELDGKIYGIEPGNDGNRLIQSMIDKNAFGLKDAGFKVVESSEAGMLSQVDRAQRRNTAVVFLGWEPHPMNTRFKMKYLTGGDDYFGPNFGQATIYTNTRKGYTQECSNVGQLLKNLQFTLNMESSLMGNVLDDKMKPNVAATAWLKKNPQVLDAWLAGVTTVDGKPGLEAVKAKLAK; encoded by the coding sequence ATGAAAGGTTCTCAAACGTTGCTGTTGGCCGCCGCACTGAGTCTCCCCCTGTTGGCGCAAGCCGCAGAACCCGCCCAGTGCGACACCGTCAACTTTTCAGATGTCGGCTGGACTGACATTACGGTTACTACCGCGACCACCAGCGTGATCCTCGACGCTCTAGGCTACAAAACCAAGACCACGATGATTTCCGTTCCAGTGACCTATAAGTCGTTGGCCGACGGTAAAAACATGGACGTGTTCCTTGGCAACTGGATGCCAACGATGGAGAACGACATCAAGGCTTACCGCGACGCAGGCACCGTGGAAACCGTTCGCGCCAACCTGGAAAACGCCAAATACACCTTGGCCGTTCCTCAAGAGCTCTACGACAAGGGTCTACATGACTTTGCCGATATCGCCAAATTCAAGAAAGAACTCGACGGCAAAATCTACGGCATCGAACCTGGCAACGACGGTAACCGCCTGATCCAGAGCATGATCGACAAAAACGCCTTCGGCCTCAAAGATGCGGGCTTCAAAGTCGTTGAATCCAGCGAAGCGGGCATGCTGTCACAGGTGGATCGCGCTCAGCGCCGCAACACTGCAGTAGTGTTCCTGGGCTGGGAACCGCATCCAATGAACACTCGTTTTAAAATGAAGTACCTGACCGGTGGGGACGACTATTTCGGCCCGAACTTCGGTCAAGCAACCATCTACACCAACACCCGCAAAGGTTATACCCAGGAATGCAGCAACGTCGGTCAGTTGCTGAAGAATCTGCAGTTCACGTTGAATATGGAAAGTTCGCTGATGGGCAATGTCTTGGACGACAAGATGAAACCCAATGTAGCGGCTACCGCTTGGCTGAAGAAAAACCCCCAGGTGCTGGATGCCTGGTTAGCCGGTGTAACCACAGTAGACGGTAAACCAGGCCTGGAGGCCGTTAAAGCCAAGCTGGCCAAGTAA
- a CDS encoding L-serine ammonia-lyase, whose translation MAISVFDLFKIGIGPSSSHTVGPMRAAALFTQGLRERNELEQVRRIEVRLYGSLSATGIGHGSDNAVIMGLMNQWPDSIDPSQIGLSIKTLKETGTLLLNGDLPIPFEWQRDMLLIDENLPFHPNAMTLIAEGESGDVHRDTYYSVGGGFVVDEAQAASGVLDMDSTVLPYDFSSADELLRLCNQHGLRVSQLMMANEKVWRSEEEIRSSLMRLWAAMQDCVEQGLKHEGILPGGLNVRRRAARLHRSLQELGKPNVIGSTLSAMEWVNLFALAVNEENAAGGRMVTAPTNGAAGIIPAVLHYFVKFSDEVSEANVVDYLLAAAAIGILCKKNASISGAEVGCQGEVGSACAMAAAGLADILGATPEQLCNAAEIGLEHNLGLTCDPVGGLVQVPCIERNAIAAVKAINAAQMALRGDGQHFISLDRVIRTMRDTGADMHDKYKETSRGGLAVSAVEC comes from the coding sequence ATGGCTATCAGCGTGTTCGACCTGTTCAAGATCGGTATCGGTCCTTCCAGCTCTCACACCGTAGGACCGATGCGCGCCGCCGCGCTGTTCACCCAAGGGTTGCGTGAACGCAACGAGCTGGAACAAGTTCGTCGCATCGAAGTTCGCCTGTATGGCTCCCTGTCCGCTACCGGTATCGGCCACGGCAGTGACAACGCAGTGATCATGGGGCTGATGAACCAGTGGCCAGACTCGATTGATCCGTCTCAAATCGGCTTGAGCATTAAGACGCTGAAAGAAACCGGAACGCTATTGCTCAATGGCGACCTGCCGATCCCTTTTGAGTGGCAGCGCGACATGTTGCTCATCGATGAAAACCTGCCGTTTCACCCAAACGCCATGACCCTGATCGCCGAGGGCGAGAGCGGCGATGTGCATCGCGACACGTATTACTCGGTCGGTGGCGGTTTCGTCGTCGATGAAGCGCAGGCCGCCAGCGGAGTATTGGACATGGACTCCACCGTATTGCCTTACGACTTTTCCAGCGCGGACGAACTGCTTCGGCTTTGCAATCAGCACGGTTTGCGCGTTTCGCAATTGATGATGGCCAACGAAAAGGTCTGGCGCAGCGAAGAAGAAATCCGTAGCAGCCTGATGCGTTTGTGGGCAGCCATGCAGGATTGCGTCGAACAGGGTCTCAAGCACGAAGGTATTTTGCCCGGCGGTTTGAACGTTCGCCGTCGCGCTGCACGTTTGCACCGCAGCCTGCAAGAATTGGGTAAACCTAACGTGATCGGCTCGACGCTTAGTGCCATGGAATGGGTGAATTTATTTGCCTTGGCAGTCAACGAAGAAAACGCCGCTGGCGGCCGCATGGTGACGGCTCCGACCAATGGTGCCGCAGGGATTATCCCGGCAGTCCTGCATTATTTCGTCAAGTTCAGCGACGAAGTTAGCGAGGCCAATGTGGTCGACTACCTTCTAGCGGCGGCAGCCATTGGCATTCTGTGCAAAAAAAACGCCTCGATTTCAGGGGCTGAAGTCGGTTGTCAGGGCGAAGTCGGTTCCGCCTGTGCCATGGCCGCAGCGGGGCTCGCGGATATTTTGGGCGCAACACCGGAGCAATTGTGCAACGCGGCGGAAATCGGTCTTGAGCATAACTTGGGCCTGACCTGCGATCCGGTCGGCGGTCTGGTCCAAGTACCGTGTATTGAACGCAATGCAATTGCCGCCGTGAAAGCAATCAACGCCGCGCAGATGGCATTGCGCGGCGACGGTCAGCATTTCATCTCGCTGGACCGGGTGATTCGTACCATGCGCGACACTGGTGCTGACATGCACGACAAGTACAAAGAGACCTCGCGCGGAGGTTTGGCGGTAAGTGCGGTTGAGTGTTGA
- a CDS encoding GlxA family transcriptional regulator yields the protein MTSFNSGAQSQNQNRTPQSIGFLLLDNFTLISLASAVEPLRMANQLSGRELYRWSTLSADGGQVWASDGLQITPDASMHKAPVLDIVIVCGGVGIQRTVTREHVSWLQSQARQSRRLGAVCTGSWALACAGLLDGFDCSVHWECLASMQEAFPRVSMSTRLFTLDRTRFTSSGGTAPLDMMLHLISRDHGRELSAAISEMFVYERIRNEQDHQRVPLKHMLGTNQPKLQEIVALMEANLEEPIDLDELAVYVAVSRRQLERLFQKYLHCSPSRYYLKLRLIRARQLLKQTPMSIIEVASVCGFVSTPHFSKCYREYFGIPPRDERVGSNTAQQVAMMPIPQSLLLTPLSGPLSALSQARNESTFASVRL from the coding sequence ATGACTTCGTTCAACTCTGGTGCTCAGTCCCAGAACCAGAACCGCACGCCTCAATCCATCGGCTTTTTGCTGTTGGACAACTTCACGCTGATCTCGCTGGCTTCAGCCGTAGAGCCGCTGAGAATGGCCAATCAGCTGTCTGGTCGCGAGCTATATCGCTGGTCCACTCTGAGTGCGGATGGTGGCCAAGTCTGGGCTAGTGATGGTTTGCAAATCACCCCCGATGCTTCTATGCATAAAGCGCCAGTCCTCGATATCGTGATTGTCTGCGGCGGTGTGGGCATTCAGCGCACGGTAACCCGCGAACACGTGAGCTGGTTGCAGAGCCAGGCACGCCAATCCCGTCGTCTAGGCGCGGTTTGCACTGGCAGTTGGGCGTTGGCATGCGCGGGTCTGCTGGATGGTTTTGATTGCAGCGTGCATTGGGAATGCTTGGCGTCGATGCAGGAAGCTTTCCCGCGCGTTTCCATGAGCACTCGTTTGTTCACCCTCGACCGAACTCGCTTTACCAGTTCGGGCGGCACCGCACCGCTGGACATGATGCTGCACTTAATCAGTCGTGATCACGGTCGCGAGTTATCGGCAGCGATCTCCGAGATGTTTGTCTACGAGCGTATTCGCAACGAGCAGGATCACCAGCGTGTGCCGCTCAAGCACATGCTCGGCACCAATCAGCCCAAGCTTCAGGAAATCGTCGCGTTGATGGAGGCTAACCTCGAAGAACCGATTGATTTGGACGAGCTGGCGGTGTACGTCGCGGTGTCCCGTCGTCAGTTGGAGCGACTGTTCCAGAAATACCTGCACTGCTCGCCGTCGCGTTATTACCTCAAGCTGCGCTTAATCCGTGCCCGGCAACTACTCAAGCAAACGCCGATGTCAATCATCGAAGTGGCTTCGGTCTGCGGTTTTGTATCCACCCCACACTTCTCCAAGTGCTATCGCGAATACTTCGGGATTCCACCACGCGACGAGCGCGTAGGTTCAAATACCGCACAGCAAGTGGCGATGATGCCTATTCCACAATCACTGCTGCTGACACCTTTGTCTGGCCCTCTATCAGCGCTGAGCCAGGCGCGGAATGAATCTACCTTTGCGAGTGTGAGGTTGTAG
- a CDS encoding 23S rRNA (adenine(2030)-N(6))-methyltransferase RlmJ — protein MNYRHAFHAGNHADVFKHLTLTRLIALMARKEQPFAYIDSHAGIGLYDLKGDQASRTGEWLEGVGRLWGASDLPALTADYMQVLHDMNPDGELRYYPGSPEIARRLTRERERILLNEKHPQDGRLLKENMRGDRRVAVHLGEGWHVPRALLPVAEKRGLLLIDPPFEQLDEMKRCTVALKETIGRMRQTVAAIWYPIKDTRLLRRFYQDLAETGAPKLLRVELFVHPLNTPQSLNGSGLVIANPPWGLEEELLELMPWLAQTLGQTQGGWQMDWLIAE, from the coding sequence ATGAATTACCGTCACGCTTTCCACGCTGGCAACCACGCCGATGTGTTCAAACACTTGACTCTGACTCGCTTGATCGCCCTTATGGCGCGCAAAGAGCAACCGTTCGCTTACATCGACAGCCACGCCGGGATTGGTCTGTATGATCTTAAGGGCGATCAGGCCAGCCGCACGGGTGAATGGCTTGAAGGTGTTGGTCGTTTGTGGGGCGCCTCGGACCTCCCGGCGCTCACTGCCGATTACATGCAAGTGCTGCACGACATGAACCCGGATGGCGAATTGCGCTATTACCCGGGTTCTCCGGAAATCGCCCGCCGCCTGACCCGTGAGCGCGAGCGCATCCTGCTAAACGAGAAGCATCCGCAAGACGGTCGCTTGCTCAAAGAGAACATGCGTGGTGATCGACGTGTTGCCGTGCACTTAGGCGAAGGCTGGCACGTGCCGCGTGCGCTGCTGCCAGTGGCGGAAAAGCGTGGACTGCTGCTGATTGACCCGCCGTTCGAGCAATTGGATGAGATGAAACGCTGCACGGTGGCCTTAAAAGAAACCATCGGTCGTATGCGTCAGACGGTGGCGGCCATATGGTACCCAATTAAAGACACGCGTCTGCTGCGTCGTTTCTATCAGGATTTGGCCGAGACGGGCGCGCCGAAGCTGTTGCGTGTCGAGTTGTTCGTGCATCCGTTGAACACGCCGCAGAGTTTGAACGGTTCGGGTTTGGTTATCGCTAATCCGCCATGGGGATTGGAGGAAGAGCTGCTCGAGTTAATGCCATGGCTGGCCCAGACCTTGGGGCAAACCCAAGGTGGTTGGCAGATGGATTGGTTGATTGCGGAGTAG
- the msrA gene encoding peptide-methionine (S)-S-oxide reductase MsrA: MALRSEILVNKNVLPTSEQALPGRETPMSVPEKHFVNGNPLLGPFPGSVDFAIFGLGCFWGAERRLWQQPGVYSTSVGYAGGITPNPTYEETCSGLTGHSEVVLVVYDTEQTTYEALLKVFWEAHNPTQGMRQGNDIGTQYRSVIYCTKESQLEAAIASKETFQAELDKAGLGKITTEIEEAPTFYYAEAYHQQYLAKNPAGYCGLGGTGVCLPA; encoded by the coding sequence ATGGCTTTGCGCTCGGAGATACTTGTGAACAAAAACGTACTGCCTACCTCCGAACAAGCACTACCGGGTCGCGAAACTCCTATGAGCGTTCCGGAAAAACATTTCGTCAACGGCAATCCGCTGCTGGGTCCATTCCCTGGCAGTGTTGATTTTGCGATCTTTGGTCTGGGCTGCTTTTGGGGCGCCGAACGTCGGCTATGGCAGCAACCCGGCGTCTATAGCACTTCAGTGGGTTACGCCGGCGGTATTACGCCGAATCCAACGTATGAAGAAACATGCTCCGGCCTGACCGGCCATAGCGAAGTGGTGCTGGTGGTTTATGACACCGAACAAACGACGTACGAAGCGTTGTTGAAAGTTTTCTGGGAAGCCCACAACCCAACTCAGGGTATGCGCCAAGGCAACGACATCGGCACGCAATACCGTTCGGTTATCTACTGCACAAAAGAGTCACAGCTGGAAGCAGCGATAGCCAGCAAAGAAACGTTTCAAGCTGAATTAGATAAAGCAGGCTTGGGCAAAATCACCACTGAAATCGAAGAAGCGCCGACGTTCTACTACGCAGAAGCCTATCACCAGCAATACCTGGCCAAGAACCCGGCGGGTTATTGCGGGCTGGGTGGGACCGGGGTTTGTTTGCCGGCGTGA
- a CDS encoding putative bifunctional diguanylate cyclase/phosphodiesterase: MKSQPDAVGRTAAEVVTQLPVPSRLGMLRFERLNEANWALLYLDPNCEKQFGLPAVELCALVGSPYANLMEPQARHQMHEAVQAQLKDSPFYLIRYTLHTAKGEISLLEVGEGYRQHNRDLLRGYLMVVQGLFDNNDPSAAQDLDTQNNRLHIALELNQRAQHEQLQHLERVRAQQSLILRLARHRYSTHDSVQEAAKLITQSACEIYDISCASIWNLSGSHLEPIAAYHLDTGDFVQPKAIDLAHFPNYLEALHTSRAIDANDVMHDPRTSELADKLRPRDINAILDASIRIDGLVVGVLCLEQIGIARPWQSDEIAFAGELADQFAQVINNHNRRTATSALHLFQRAVEQSANAFLLVNCNGVVEYVNPSFTAITQYTTEEVHGHRLSELPALENLNELLIDANSSLDKSNSWQGEFKSRRKNLEPYWGQLSISKVYGDDRELTHYIGIYEDITQTKAAQQRIERLAYTDNLTSLGNRPAFIRNLDERFARDSDTPISLLLVDIDNFKRINDSLGHQTGDKLLISLARRLRNSLSPRGSLARFASNEFAVLLDDTDVEAGIQIAVQVLKTLDKPMFVDNQLISVTGSVGLASAPIHGRDPQTLMKNAGLALHKAKANGKHQVQVFTEALDAEASYKLFVENNLRRALTQNELEVFYQPKLCLRSGRLLGMEALLRWNHPEKGMIRPDQFISVAEETGLIIPIGKWVARQACRMSKELTAAGLHHLHVAINVSPKQFSDPDLVTSIANILKEERLAATMLELELTEGLLLEATDDTRQQLDFLKQLGLSLAMDDFGTGYSSLSYLKKFPIDVIKIDRSFIRDIPDNQDDMEITSAVIAMAHNLKLKVVAEGIETVEQLRFLRRHRCDVGQGYLFDRPIPGSDLIEKLRRYPRGPLVDLQSC; the protein is encoded by the coding sequence ATGAAAAGCCAACCCGATGCCGTCGGTCGAACCGCGGCCGAGGTAGTGACGCAATTACCGGTGCCTTCTCGGCTCGGTATGTTGCGTTTCGAACGGCTGAACGAAGCTAACTGGGCGCTGCTGTACCTTGATCCCAATTGCGAAAAACAGTTCGGCTTGCCCGCAGTAGAGCTGTGTGCGCTGGTTGGCTCGCCGTATGCAAACCTGATGGAGCCGCAAGCGCGCCATCAGATGCACGAAGCCGTACAAGCACAATTGAAAGACAGCCCGTTCTATCTGATTCGCTACACACTGCACACTGCAAAAGGCGAGATAAGCCTGCTAGAGGTTGGTGAAGGATACCGACAACACAACCGCGACTTGCTGCGCGGTTACTTGATGGTGGTGCAAGGACTATTCGACAACAACGATCCGAGCGCCGCCCAAGATCTGGACACTCAAAACAACCGTTTGCACATCGCGCTTGAACTTAACCAGCGCGCTCAGCATGAACAGTTGCAGCACCTGGAGCGGGTACGCGCCCAGCAAAGCCTGATTCTACGGCTGGCCCGTCATCGCTACAGCACACATGACTCAGTACAAGAAGCAGCCAAGTTGATCACCCAAAGCGCCTGCGAGATATACGATATCTCGTGTGCAAGTATCTGGAATCTCAGCGGCAGTCATTTGGAGCCCATCGCGGCGTACCACCTCGACACTGGTGATTTCGTACAGCCCAAAGCGATTGATCTTGCCCATTTCCCGAATTACCTCGAAGCGCTGCACACCAGTCGAGCCATTGATGCCAACGATGTCATGCACGATCCGCGCACAAGCGAATTAGCCGACAAACTGAGGCCCAGAGACATCAATGCAATACTTGACGCAAGCATCCGCATTGATGGCTTGGTGGTTGGCGTACTGTGCCTTGAACAGATCGGCATAGCGCGCCCGTGGCAATCCGATGAAATTGCATTCGCTGGCGAGCTGGCTGACCAGTTTGCCCAAGTCATCAACAACCACAACCGACGCACCGCTACCAGCGCCCTGCACCTGTTTCAGCGTGCCGTGGAGCAAAGTGCCAACGCGTTTTTGCTGGTCAACTGCAACGGTGTGGTCGAGTACGTCAACCCTAGCTTCACCGCGATCACTCAATACACCACTGAAGAAGTACATGGTCACCGACTGTCCGAGCTTCCGGCGTTAGAAAATCTCAATGAACTGCTGATCGACGCCAACTCCAGCCTCGACAAAAGCAACAGCTGGCAGGGTGAGTTCAAGAGCCGCCGAAAAAATCTCGAACCTTACTGGGGTCAGCTTTCAATTTCCAAGGTGTATGGCGACGACCGAGAGTTGACCCACTACATCGGCATCTACGAAGACATTACTCAAACCAAGGCGGCACAACAGCGCATTGAACGCTTGGCGTACACCGACAATCTCACCAGCCTGGGTAACCGGCCGGCGTTCATCCGCAACCTTGATGAGCGTTTTGCCAGAGACAGCGACACGCCGATCAGCCTCTTGCTGGTGGACATCGACAACTTCAAGCGCATTAATGACAGCCTTGGCCACCAGACCGGCGATAAATTGCTGATCAGTCTTGCCCGGCGCCTGCGCAATAGCCTGAGCCCCCGTGGCAGCCTTGCGCGTTTCGCCAGCAATGAATTCGCCGTGCTGCTAGATGACACTGATGTCGAGGCCGGTATACAAATCGCTGTCCAGGTACTAAAGACCCTGGACAAACCAATGTTCGTCGACAACCAATTGATCAGCGTCACCGGCTCCGTAGGCTTGGCCAGTGCGCCGATTCACGGGCGCGATCCACAAACATTGATGAAGAACGCCGGCTTGGCGCTGCACAAAGCCAAAGCAAACGGCAAGCATCAGGTGCAGGTCTTTACCGAAGCACTGGACGCAGAAGCCAGCTATAAGCTGTTCGTCGAAAACAACCTGCGTCGTGCACTGACTCAGAATGAACTGGAAGTTTTCTACCAGCCCAAACTGTGCCTGCGCAGCGGCCGCTTGCTAGGAATGGAAGCGCTGTTACGCTGGAATCATCCGGAAAAAGGCATGATCCGCCCGGACCAGTTCATCAGCGTTGCGGAGGAAACCGGGTTGATTATCCCTATCGGGAAATGGGTTGCGCGCCAAGCTTGCCGCATGAGCAAAGAGCTGACTGCCGCAGGGCTGCACCACCTGCACGTAGCAATCAACGTCTCACCCAAACAGTTTTCTGATCCAGACTTAGTGACTTCGATTGCCAACATCCTCAAGGAAGAACGCTTGGCTGCAACCATGCTTGAGCTTGAGCTTACCGAGGGGCTGCTGCTGGAAGCGACCGATGACACTCGCCAACAACTCGACTTTTTGAAACAGCTGGGCCTGAGTCTTGCCATGGATGATTTTGGCACTGGTTATTCATCACTGAGCTATTTGAAAAAATTTCCGATTGATGTGATCAAGATTGATCGCAGTTTCATCCGTGACATACCCGATAACCAAGACGATATGGAGATCACATCCGCGGTGATCGCCATGGCTCACAACCTTAAACTCAAAGTGGTCGCCGAAGGGATCGAAACCGTTGAACAACTGAGATTCCTGCGCCGACACCGATGTGACGTCGGCCAAGGCTATTTGTTCGACCGCCCCATTCCAGGCAGTGATCTAATCGAAAAGCTCCGACGTTACCCTCGCGGCCCACTGGTTGATCTCCAGTCCTGCTGA
- the aceF gene encoding dihydrolipoyllysine-residue acetyltransferase: MSELIRVPDIGNGEGEVIELMVKVGDRIEAEQSILTLESDKASMEIPAPKAGVIKSMKVKLGDRLKEGDELFELEVEGDAAAPAAEAAAAAPAAAAAPEKAAPAPAAAEPAAAPAAAAAAAASETIQDIHVPDIGSSAKAKIIEVMVKVGDTIVADQSLITLESDKASMEIPSPSAGVVESIIIKLDDEVGTGDLILKLKVAGAAAPSAPAQAATPAAPAKADAAPASVAKTEEAPASQAPAPAPAKDGAKTHAGPAVRQLARELGVELGAVGATGPHGRVLKEDVQVYVQAMMQKAKAAPAAGATGGAGIPPIPVVDFSRYGETEEVPMTRLMQLGAASLHRSWLNIPHVTQFDQADITELEAFRIAQKSVAEKAGVKLTVLPLLLKASAFLLKELPDFNSSLAPSGKAIIRKKYVNIGFAVDTPEGLLVPVIKNVDQKSLLQLAAEAAELAEKARSKKLSADDMQGACFTISSLGHIGGTGFTPIVNAPEVAILGVSKATIQPVWDGKVFQPKLMLPLSLSYDHRVINGAAAARFTKRLSELLADIRTMLL; the protein is encoded by the coding sequence GTGAGTGAGCTAATTCGAGTACCCGACATCGGCAACGGTGAAGGCGAAGTCATTGAGTTAATGGTCAAGGTCGGCGATCGCATCGAAGCCGAACAGAGCATTCTTACGCTGGAATCGGACAAGGCGAGCATGGAAATCCCTGCGCCTAAAGCCGGTGTCATCAAAAGTATGAAAGTGAAACTGGGCGACCGCCTTAAAGAAGGCGACGAACTGTTTGAGCTGGAAGTAGAAGGTGACGCAGCTGCGCCTGCCGCCGAAGCAGCTGCCGCCGCACCCGCTGCGGCCGCGGCTCCAGAAAAAGCAGCGCCCGCTCCAGCTGCGGCTGAACCGGCAGCTGCTCCTGCGGCTGCGGCTGCGGCTGCGGCCAGCGAAACCATTCAGGACATCCACGTTCCTGATATTGGGTCATCCGCCAAAGCCAAAATCATCGAAGTAATGGTTAAGGTCGGCGACACCATCGTGGCGGATCAATCACTGATCACCCTCGAATCTGACAAGGCCAGTATGGAAATCCCTTCGCCGTCCGCCGGCGTAGTGGAAAGCATCATTATCAAGCTGGACGATGAAGTCGGTACCGGTGACCTGATCCTGAAGTTGAAAGTGGCCGGCGCAGCTGCACCCTCCGCACCGGCTCAAGCCGCAACACCAGCAGCTCCAGCGAAGGCTGACGCGGCGCCTGCGTCAGTAGCAAAAACGGAAGAAGCACCTGCCTCTCAAGCGCCTGCACCCGCACCTGCTAAAGACGGGGCCAAGACTCACGCGGGACCGGCTGTGCGCCAATTGGCCCGTGAATTGGGCGTAGAGCTGGGCGCTGTCGGAGCAACGGGCCCACACGGTCGCGTGCTCAAGGAGGACGTGCAAGTTTACGTCCAGGCCATGATGCAGAAAGCTAAGGCTGCACCCGCTGCCGGTGCTACCGGCGGCGCAGGTATTCCGCCGATTCCGGTGGTTGATTTCAGCCGTTATGGCGAAACCGAAGAAGTGCCGATGACGCGCCTGATGCAACTGGGTGCTGCCAGCCTGCATCGCAGCTGGTTGAATATTCCGCACGTGACTCAGTTCGATCAGGCTGATATCACAGAGCTTGAAGCGTTCCGTATCGCGCAAAAATCCGTTGCAGAAAAGGCCGGTGTCAAGCTGACCGTATTGCCACTGCTGCTCAAGGCCAGTGCCTTCCTGCTTAAGGAACTACCGGACTTCAACAGCTCGTTGGCGCCAAGCGGCAAGGCCATCATCCGCAAGAAATACGTGAACATCGGCTTTGCCGTGGACACACCGGAAGGTTTGCTTGTCCCGGTCATCAAGAACGTCGATCAGAAAAGCTTGCTGCAACTGGCGGCTGAAGCCGCTGAACTGGCCGAAAAAGCCCGTTCAAAGAAGCTGTCTGCTGACGACATGCAAGGCGCTTGTTTCACGATCTCAAGCCTTGGGCACATTGGCGGTACCGGGTTCACGCCAATCGTCAACGCACCAGAAGTGGCGATCCTTGGCGTATCAAAAGCTACCATCCAACCCGTATGGGATGGCAAAGTCTTCCAGCCGAAACTGATGCTGCCGCTGTCATTGTCCTACGATCACCGTGTTATCAACGGCGCTGCTGCTGCACGCTTCACCAAACGCTTGAGCGAGCTGCTAGCGGACATCCGAACGATGCTGCTGTAA